From the genome of Podospora pseudoanserina strain CBS 124.78 chromosome 7 map unlocalized CBS124.78p_7.2, whole genome shotgun sequence, one region includes:
- the CGR1_2 gene encoding rRNA-processing protein cgr1 (EggNog:ENOG503NXSG; COG:P; COG:T), producing the protein MSSEFQVWEVKTPYLNLHCGLGEGPYYEPATQTVRFVDIKNKKLHTVSINDPADLVTLSFDEPVTVTADIAGVDPKDKILIGAKQGLAVLDRKTGEYEYISKMEGEGVDRIRSNDGAVDPQGRFWMGSMTDFGKGDFRPEGSLLRFTQTSPPQLALTSLTIPNSVGWSPDQRTMYFTHSNAREVLAWDYDPSPSPSSVVTLSNKRIFYQHVGSGEPDGFRVDVEGNIWHAVYGESRVLKLSPEGKLIGEVRLPTRNITCVEFVGEELFITTAGDDGAAEGEESKVNGGALFRVDVGVRGLGHDLFRL; encoded by the exons ATGTCCTCCGAATTCCAAGTCTGGGAGGTAAAAACCCCCTACCTTAACCTCCACTGCGGCCTCGGCGAAGGACCCTACTACGAACCCGCCACCCAAACCGTCCGCTTCGTCGacatcaagaacaagaagcttCATACCGTCTCCATCAACGACCCCGCCGATCTCGTCACCCTTTCTTTCGATGAgcccgtcaccgtcaccgctGACATTGCGGGCGTCGACCCCAAGGACAAGATCCTGATTGGAGCCAAGCAGGGGCTCGCGGTCCTGGACAGGAAGACGGGGGAGTATGAGTACATCTccaagatggagggggagggcgtggATAGGATCAGGAGCAATGACGGGGCGGTCGATCCCCAGGGGAGGTTCTGGATGGGGAGCATGACTGattttgggaagggggatttCCGGCCTGAGG gctccctcctccgcttcacccaaacctcccccccgcaactcgccctcacctccctcacaatcCCAAACTCTGTCGGCTGGTCCCCCGACCAGAGGACAATGTACTTTACCCACTCCAACGCGCGCGAGGTCCTGGCTTGGGATtacgacccctccccctccccttcttcagtcgtcaccctctccaacaagcGCATCTTTTACCAGCACGTCGGGAGCGGTGAACCTGACGGGTTtagggttgatgttgaaggtaACATCTGGCATGCCGTCTATGGCGAGTCCCGCGTTTTGAAGCTGAGCCCGGAGGGGAAGTtgattggggaggtgaggttgccTACCAGAAACATCACCTGTGTGGAGTTTGTGGGCGAGGAGTTGTTCATTACTACTGCTGGGGATGACGGTGctgctgagggggaggagagcaaggTCAATGGGGGGGCGTTGTTTAGGGTTGACGTTGGGGtcagggggttggggcaTGATTTGTTTAGGTTGTAG